One Xiphophorus hellerii strain 12219 chromosome 1, Xiphophorus_hellerii-4.1, whole genome shotgun sequence DNA segment encodes these proteins:
- the LOC116718343 gene encoding cryptochrome-1-like isoform X1: MAPNSIHWFRKGLRLHDNPALREAVRGAGTVRCVYFLDPWFAGSSNVGVNRWRFLLQCLEDLDASLRKLNSRLFVIRGQPANVFPRLFKEWKISRLTFEYDSEPFGKERDAAIKKLAMEAGVEVIVKISHTLYDLDKIIELNGGQPPLTYKRFQTLISRLDPPEKPVETLSDALMGGCVTPVSEDHGEKYGVPSLEELGFDTEGLPSAVWPGGETEALTRIERHLERKAWVANFERPRMNANSLLASPTGLSPYLRFGCLSCRLFYFKLTDLYRKVKKNSSPPLSLYGQLLWREFFYTAATNNPRFDKMEGNPICVRIPWDKNPEALAKWAEAKTGFPWIDAIMTQLRQEGWIHHLARHAVACFLTRGDLWISWEEGMKVFEELLLDADWSVNAGSWMWLSCSSFFQQFFHCYCPVGFGRRTDPNGDFIRRYLPVLRGFPAKYIYDPWNAPESVQAAAKCIIGVHYPKPMVHHAEASRLNIERMKQIYQQLSRYRGLGLLASVPSTNGNGNGGMMAYSPGEQQSGTNNNNSHLPGVSGSSVATGNGSGSILFNFDNEEQTRPSNVGQQQQQRLHTLPQNQHQQQHAGYHSVPDASQNITSSRLYHEFAVPQHPGLLLHTRGSGITGKRERESEREASGEEELASCSVNKMQRQSAETS, encoded by the exons attTCTGCTCCAGTGTTTAGAAGATTTGGACGCAAGTCTCCGAAAACTCAACTCCCGCCTTTTTGTCATCCGGGGTCAACCAGCAAACGTTTTCCCGCGCCTCTTCAAG GAGTGGAAGATTTCCCGGCTGACCTTTGAGTACGACTCAGAGCCGTTCGGGAAGGAGCGGGACGCCGCCATCAAGAAGCTGGCCATGGAGGCGGGGGTGGAGGTCATCGTCAAGATATCACACACACTCTACGACCTGGACAA GATCATCGAGCTGAACGGCGGACAGCCTCCTCTCACCTACAAGCGTTTCCAGACGCTGATAAGCCGGCTGGATCCGCCCGAGAAGCCGGTGGAGACGCTGTCGGACGCGCTGATGGGCGGCTGCGTCACGCCCGTCTCTGAGGACCACGGGGAAAAGTACGGCGTCCCGTCGCTGGAGGAGCTGG gTTTCGACACTGAGGGCCTCCCTTCAGCTGTGTGGCCTGGAGGAGAGACTGAAGCTCTGACTAGGATAGAACGCCACCTGGAGAGAAAA GCGTGGGTGGCTAACTTCGAGCGTCCCCGGATGAACGCCAACTCGTTGCTGGCCAGCCCCACCGGCCTCAGCCCCTACCTGCGCTTCGGCTGCCTCTCCTGCCGCCTCTTCTACTTCAAACTCACCGACCTCTACCGCAAG GTAAAAAAGAACAGCTCTCCTCCGCTCTCGCTGTACGGACAGCTACTGTGGCGCGAGTTCTTCTACACTGCAGCTACCAACAACCCGCGCTTCGACAAGATGGAGGGAAACCCCATCTGCGTCCGCATCCCGTGGGACAAGAACCCCGAGGCGCTTGCCAAGTGGGCCGAGGCCAAGACCGGTTTCCCCTGGATAGACGCCATCATGACTCAGCTGAGGCAGGAGGGCTGGATCCATCACCTGGCCCGGCACGCCGTGGCCTGCTTCCTCACCAGAGGAGACCTGTGGATCAGCTGGGAGGAAGGGATGAAGG TTTTCGAGGAGCTGCTTCTGGACGCAGACTGGAGTGTGAATGCGGGCAGCTGGATGTGGCTGTCCTGCAGTTCATTCTTTCAGCAGTTTTTCCACTGCTACTGCCCTGTGGGCTTCGGCCGGCGCACCGACCCCAACGGGGACTTCATCAG GCGATACTTACCTGTTCTCCGAGGTTTTCCCGCCAAGTACATCTACGACCCCTGGAACGCCCCAGAGTCCGTTCAGGCGGCAGCCAAGTGTATCATCGGAGTCCATTACCCGAAACCCATGGTGCACCACGCGGAGGCCAGCCGGCTCAACATCGAGAGGATGAAGCAGATCTACCAGCAGCTGAGCCGATACAGAGGCCTGG gtctGTTAGCTTCTGTCCCCTCCACAAACGGGAACGGGAACGGAGGAATGATGGCCTACTCCCCTGGAGAGCAGCAGTCAGGGACCAACAACAACAATTCACATT tGCCTGGAGTGTCAGGAAGCTCGGTGGCCACAGGCAACGGCAGCGGGagcattttatttaactttgataACGAAGAACAGACGAGACCCAGCAACGTTGgacaacagcaacagcagcgaCTTCACACACTGCCACAGAACCAACATCAGCAGCAACATG CAGGATACCACTCAGTGCCAGACGCCAGCCAGAACATCACCAGCAGCCGACTCTATCATGAGTTTGCTGTGCCTCAACACCCAG GCCTCCTCCTGCACACCAGGGGCAGCGGCATCACAGGAAAGCGAGAGCGCGAGTCGGAACGGGAAGCGTCAGGGGAAGAGGAGCTGGCGTCCTGCTCTGTGAACAAAATGCAGAGACAGAGTGCAGAG ACATCTTAG
- the LOC116718343 gene encoding cryptochrome-1-like isoform X2: MAPNSIHWFRKGLRLHDNPALREAVRGAGTVRCVYFLDPWFAGSSNVGVNRWRFLLQCLEDLDASLRKLNSRLFVIRGQPANVFPRLFKEWKISRLTFEYDSEPFGKERDAAIKKLAMEAGVEVIVKISHTLYDLDKIIELNGGQPPLTYKRFQTLISRLDPPEKPVETLSDALMGGCVTPVSEDHGEKYGVPSLEELGFDTEGLPSAVWPGGETEALTRIERHLERKAWVANFERPRMNANSLLASPTGLSPYLRFGCLSCRLFYFKLTDLYRKVKKNSSPPLSLYGQLLWREFFYTAATNNPRFDKMEGNPICVRIPWDKNPEALAKWAEAKTGFPWIDAIMTQLRQEGWIHHLARHAVACFLTRGDLWISWEEGMKVFEELLLDADWSVNAGSWMWLSCSSFFQQFFHCYCPVGFGRRTDPNGDFIRRYLPVLRGFPAKYIYDPWNAPESVQAAAKCIIGVHYPKPMVHHAEASRLNIERMKQIYQQLSRYRGLGLLASVPSTNGNGNGGMMAYSPGEQQSGTNNNNSHLPGVSGSSVATGNGSGSILFNFDNEEQTRPSNVGQQQQQRLHTLPQNQHQQQHGYHSVPDASQNITSSRLYHEFAVPQHPGLLLHTRGSGITGKRERESEREASGEEELASCSVNKMQRQSAETS; the protein is encoded by the exons attTCTGCTCCAGTGTTTAGAAGATTTGGACGCAAGTCTCCGAAAACTCAACTCCCGCCTTTTTGTCATCCGGGGTCAACCAGCAAACGTTTTCCCGCGCCTCTTCAAG GAGTGGAAGATTTCCCGGCTGACCTTTGAGTACGACTCAGAGCCGTTCGGGAAGGAGCGGGACGCCGCCATCAAGAAGCTGGCCATGGAGGCGGGGGTGGAGGTCATCGTCAAGATATCACACACACTCTACGACCTGGACAA GATCATCGAGCTGAACGGCGGACAGCCTCCTCTCACCTACAAGCGTTTCCAGACGCTGATAAGCCGGCTGGATCCGCCCGAGAAGCCGGTGGAGACGCTGTCGGACGCGCTGATGGGCGGCTGCGTCACGCCCGTCTCTGAGGACCACGGGGAAAAGTACGGCGTCCCGTCGCTGGAGGAGCTGG gTTTCGACACTGAGGGCCTCCCTTCAGCTGTGTGGCCTGGAGGAGAGACTGAAGCTCTGACTAGGATAGAACGCCACCTGGAGAGAAAA GCGTGGGTGGCTAACTTCGAGCGTCCCCGGATGAACGCCAACTCGTTGCTGGCCAGCCCCACCGGCCTCAGCCCCTACCTGCGCTTCGGCTGCCTCTCCTGCCGCCTCTTCTACTTCAAACTCACCGACCTCTACCGCAAG GTAAAAAAGAACAGCTCTCCTCCGCTCTCGCTGTACGGACAGCTACTGTGGCGCGAGTTCTTCTACACTGCAGCTACCAACAACCCGCGCTTCGACAAGATGGAGGGAAACCCCATCTGCGTCCGCATCCCGTGGGACAAGAACCCCGAGGCGCTTGCCAAGTGGGCCGAGGCCAAGACCGGTTTCCCCTGGATAGACGCCATCATGACTCAGCTGAGGCAGGAGGGCTGGATCCATCACCTGGCCCGGCACGCCGTGGCCTGCTTCCTCACCAGAGGAGACCTGTGGATCAGCTGGGAGGAAGGGATGAAGG TTTTCGAGGAGCTGCTTCTGGACGCAGACTGGAGTGTGAATGCGGGCAGCTGGATGTGGCTGTCCTGCAGTTCATTCTTTCAGCAGTTTTTCCACTGCTACTGCCCTGTGGGCTTCGGCCGGCGCACCGACCCCAACGGGGACTTCATCAG GCGATACTTACCTGTTCTCCGAGGTTTTCCCGCCAAGTACATCTACGACCCCTGGAACGCCCCAGAGTCCGTTCAGGCGGCAGCCAAGTGTATCATCGGAGTCCATTACCCGAAACCCATGGTGCACCACGCGGAGGCCAGCCGGCTCAACATCGAGAGGATGAAGCAGATCTACCAGCAGCTGAGCCGATACAGAGGCCTGG gtctGTTAGCTTCTGTCCCCTCCACAAACGGGAACGGGAACGGAGGAATGATGGCCTACTCCCCTGGAGAGCAGCAGTCAGGGACCAACAACAACAATTCACATT tGCCTGGAGTGTCAGGAAGCTCGGTGGCCACAGGCAACGGCAGCGGGagcattttatttaactttgataACGAAGAACAGACGAGACCCAGCAACGTTGgacaacagcaacagcagcgaCTTCACACACTGCCACAGAACCAACATCAGCAGCAACATG GATACCACTCAGTGCCAGACGCCAGCCAGAACATCACCAGCAGCCGACTCTATCATGAGTTTGCTGTGCCTCAACACCCAG GCCTCCTCCTGCACACCAGGGGCAGCGGCATCACAGGAAAGCGAGAGCGCGAGTCGGAACGGGAAGCGTCAGGGGAAGAGGAGCTGGCGTCCTGCTCTGTGAACAAAATGCAGAGACAGAGTGCAGAG ACATCTTAG
- the LOC116718343 gene encoding cryptochrome-1-like isoform X3: MAPNSIHWFRKGLRLHDNPALREAVRGAGTVRCVYFLDPWFAGSSNVGVNRWRFLLQCLEDLDASLRKLNSRLFVIRGQPANVFPRLFKEWKISRLTFEYDSEPFGKERDAAIKKLAMEAGVEVIVKISHTLYDLDKIIELNGGQPPLTYKRFQTLISRLDPPEKPVETLSDALMGGCVTPVSEDHGEKYGVPSLEELGFDTEGLPSAVWPGGETEALTRIERHLERKAWVANFERPRMNANSLLASPTGLSPYLRFGCLSCRLFYFKLTDLYRKVKKNSSPPLSLYGQLLWREFFYTAATNNPRFDKMEGNPICVRIPWDKNPEALAKWAEAKTGFPWIDAIMTQLRQEGWIHHLARHAVACFLTRGDLWISWEEGMKVFRGAASGRRLECECGQLDVAVLQFILSAVFPLLLPCGLRPAHRPQRGLHQAILTCSPRFSRQVHLRPLERPRVRSGGSQVYHRSPLPETHGAPRGGQPAQHREDEADLPAAEPIQRPGSVSFCPLHKRERERRNDGLLPWRAAVRDQQQQFTFAWSVRKLGGHRQRQREHFI; this comes from the exons attTCTGCTCCAGTGTTTAGAAGATTTGGACGCAAGTCTCCGAAAACTCAACTCCCGCCTTTTTGTCATCCGGGGTCAACCAGCAAACGTTTTCCCGCGCCTCTTCAAG GAGTGGAAGATTTCCCGGCTGACCTTTGAGTACGACTCAGAGCCGTTCGGGAAGGAGCGGGACGCCGCCATCAAGAAGCTGGCCATGGAGGCGGGGGTGGAGGTCATCGTCAAGATATCACACACACTCTACGACCTGGACAA GATCATCGAGCTGAACGGCGGACAGCCTCCTCTCACCTACAAGCGTTTCCAGACGCTGATAAGCCGGCTGGATCCGCCCGAGAAGCCGGTGGAGACGCTGTCGGACGCGCTGATGGGCGGCTGCGTCACGCCCGTCTCTGAGGACCACGGGGAAAAGTACGGCGTCCCGTCGCTGGAGGAGCTGG gTTTCGACACTGAGGGCCTCCCTTCAGCTGTGTGGCCTGGAGGAGAGACTGAAGCTCTGACTAGGATAGAACGCCACCTGGAGAGAAAA GCGTGGGTGGCTAACTTCGAGCGTCCCCGGATGAACGCCAACTCGTTGCTGGCCAGCCCCACCGGCCTCAGCCCCTACCTGCGCTTCGGCTGCCTCTCCTGCCGCCTCTTCTACTTCAAACTCACCGACCTCTACCGCAAG GTAAAAAAGAACAGCTCTCCTCCGCTCTCGCTGTACGGACAGCTACTGTGGCGCGAGTTCTTCTACACTGCAGCTACCAACAACCCGCGCTTCGACAAGATGGAGGGAAACCCCATCTGCGTCCGCATCCCGTGGGACAAGAACCCCGAGGCGCTTGCCAAGTGGGCCGAGGCCAAGACCGGTTTCCCCTGGATAGACGCCATCATGACTCAGCTGAGGCAGGAGGGCTGGATCCATCACCTGGCCCGGCACGCCGTGGCCTGCTTCCTCACCAGAGGAGACCTGTGGATCAGCTGGGAGGAAGGGATGAAG GTTTTTCGAGGAGCTGCTTCTGGACGCAGACTGGAGTGTGAATGCGGGCAGCTGGATGTGGCTGTCCTGCAGTTCATTCTTTCAGCAGTTTTTCCACTGCTACTGCCCTGTGGGCTTCGGCCGGCGCACCGACCCCAACGGGGACTTCATCAG GCGATACTTACCTGTTCTCCGAGGTTTTCCCGCCAAGTACATCTACGACCCCTGGAACGCCCCAGAGTCCGTTCAGGCGGCAGCCAAGTGTATCATCGGAGTCCATTACCCGAAACCCATGGTGCACCACGCGGAGGCCAGCCGGCTCAACATCGAGAGGATGAAGCAGATCTACCAGCAGCTGAGCCGATACAGAGGCCTGG gtctGTTAGCTTCTGTCCCCTCCACAAACGGGAACGGGAACGGAGGAATGATGGCCTACTCCCCTGGAGAGCAGCAGTCAGGGACCAACAACAACAATTCACATT tGCCTGGAGTGTCAGGAAGCTCGGTGGCCACAGGCAACGGCAGCGGGagcattttatttaa